A genomic window from Parasteatoda tepidariorum isolate YZ-2023 chromosome 10, CAS_Ptep_4.0, whole genome shotgun sequence includes:
- the LOC139426837 gene encoding uncharacterized protein, whose translation MYVLFLYQNQPGPSSGGSVFVEGVPAPSNEVKNAIVLTPLHQRTYQTYRANEASYRARIDIDRIPDYLRERPLIAAVEAVRELFGTLMQRTFEGLAPMDLVRFCIQAEGLDKPISSHLQRVDAFTLEKLLAIVLKVLQSKDKIRLVDGFVVDIITVKRDVGAGVDRKVINVQVDRLRKQSIIPIDNDELGLCCTKSIVRAIAHVDKDIAAINAFRDKRRPALFNKAVKLHEDAGVPLGPCTYSEIAVFEDYLDTQIVVFSTENSNRVCCVIQK comes from the exons atgtatgttttatttctatatcaGAATCAGCCAGGACCTTCTAGTGGAGGATCAGTGTTTGTGGAAGGTGTACCGGCTCCATCAAATGAA gtgAAGAATGCGATAGTATTAACCCCTCTTCACCAGAGAACGTATCAGACTTATAGAGCCAACGAAGCTTCTTACCGGGCGAGAATTGATATCGATCGGATTCCAGACTATTTGAGGGAAAGGCCCTTGATTGCTGCTGTGGAGGCTGTTCGAGAATTATTCGGAACGTTGATGCAGCGCACATTTGAGGGCTTAGCCCCTATGGATCTCGTGAGATTCTGTATTCAGGCAGAAGGTTTGGACAAGCCAATTTCGTCCCATTTGCAGCGTGTGGATGCTTTCACTCTGGAGAAGCTCTTGGCCATTGTACTCAAAGTGTTGCAATCTAAAGACAAAATCAGGCTGGTGGATGGATTTGTCGTGGACATTATCACGGTGAAACGTGATGTTGGTGCCGGAGTGGATAGGAAAGTCATAAACGTCCAAGTCGACAGGTTGCGAAAACAATCGATTATTCCCATCGATAATGATGAGCTGGGACTGTGTTGTACAAAATCTATAGTACGGGCTATAGCGCATGTGGATAAGGATATAGCAGCCATCAATGCTTTTAGAGATAAACGACGTCCTGCACTTTTTAACAAGGCTGTTAAACTCCATGAAGATGCCGGTGTACCTCTGGGACCTTGCACCTACAGCGAGATTGCCGTTTTTGAGGATTATCTGGATACGCAAATTGTGGTGTTTTCcacagaaaattcaaacagggtatgtt gtgTCATACAAAAGTGA